The Brachypodium distachyon strain Bd21 chromosome 4, Brachypodium_distachyon_v3.0, whole genome shotgun sequence nucleotide sequence TCCGTTCTTGTTTGCAACTTCCCCAAAATACACATTAATCCTTCATTGGCAGTTGACGCTGGCGGGTGGCATTTGTCTGTTCAAATCGAGGAAAATGACAACTTTATTTATCTCTGAACATGTAAAACTTGGACTTCTTTAAGGAAAATCCCTAATGGAACTGATGGCATAAAAGTTGCTTTTGTAAGAATTTATAACTCCAATTAATCCTGTTGACTCGAGAGCCCTTGTAAGGGGAAAAAGGTAAAGGATTGAAACCCTCCAAAATCCAACAATCTAAATAGCTGTTGGAGCTTAATCTCATAAACTCGTTACAAGTCCTACGATAATTATTAATCTACTCAACTAATGTTGCATCTGAAAAATACTTGAATACTTTTGAGCCTACTGAGGTTTTCTAATGGTGTTGGGATGGACTATGATAATTCCATTTGCCAAACTAACTTTTGGTTAATCTAGTACTCCTCCAttgcataattcttgtctcaaatatGCCGAAAAATGgatatatttatttctaaaaaacgtctagatacatgtaatattccgataagaattatggaacggagagagtagttttGTTTCCTTTCGTTACTAAGTATGCTCCGACGACAGATTATGAAATAGCTCAAAAAATGTTGTTAGAACTAAAACGATTTCCAACTcgaaataaaaacaaatttgGCAAATCTAGGAAGATTCCTTTGATGACTGACAGTGAAACTTAGCAGATTCTTCCTTTCGTATTCCATGAGCCAAGTCTGCAGCTGAAGAGTGACCCCATTCCGTCACCCTATAAATAGCAAACACTCTGCGGTTTCTTCTCAAATCACCAATTTCTCTCCAAAAAATACACTAATATTTCCATAGCTGAaggcgtgcgtgcgtgtgtctCACTCTTGTCACGCACCGGGGACACCGGACGCCATTGCTCACGCGGAACGCGCCATGCTCGCCAAGGCTCCTTTCCGGccgtgctgcggcggcggcggcggcggcggcggcgatggccggTGGGCGGGGAGGCCGCGGCCCGTCGGCGTGGCCGGAGGTTTCAGGAGGGGAGGTGCCCGgctcgtggcggcggcggcggccggggagaggaggacggCGCCGGAGGCCGTGTcgcccccggcggcggcggtggccggcggtaAGCAGCGCGTCAATGGGTCTGCCGTGGCaggtgtgtgcgcgcgcgcgccttGAGACTGAATTGCGAGTGTTCTTCGTTTCCGTTGCCGTTAATTCAGGATTTCACTTGTCAGATGATAAATAAATCTCGTGCATTTGGTTTTTTTATATATCTCTGGCAGGAATGTCTGATTAGGTTTTTTACATGGAATGAGTTAAGATTATGTCTTTTAAAcggaaatggaaaaaaaataaggatgCGAGATTGATTTGATCAGTTTTGTTATTCTGCTTCTGGTATGTAGGTTGTACTACAGTGCTAGTACTAGCGGAATGCAGACATTTTTGTGTTGGAAGTGCAAAAATCATACTGGTCTCTagtctgtaaaaaaaatcatatagaGTAGGTCTCTAGCAAAAGTTACCAAGACTTTCCATGGTGAACACTCAATAAGTACTGGCACTTTCCGTCGTGTATTCTTCTTAAAATGAAATTTTACCGGACAatagttttttattttattttatcagACTTAGTTTGTTTACTGTAAAACTAGTTCGTGAATCATGGGCACTCTGTTTTTTGTATGCTATTGTTGTTTGCTTGCATTGTAATTAGTTGTTTCTAGATTTATTTGGAGATTAGAACTGGTAGGAAACAGCAAAATACAAATTCAATGCGTCAACAGTACAACTATATTGGCAAATGACAACTTCCTAATCCTATTTCTGGGGTCCCAACCAATTTCCAGATGTCTTCCTCACCATGTGCCACACATGGTCTCTATTAGTATATTTGTGGATACTCAATCCTGAAAACCATCCCTACTGACTCTGGGTCTGACTCCATCAataaattcaatgaaccgcATGTACAGATGAGAACGATTTGGGTGATGTTGATAGACTTATAGCTGAAGTGTGCCTGTCAGTAGTCCTGTGAATTTTTATACACAGTGTAACAACTTCTCCACCGGGCCTTGCATTTTTTCAATGATGTTGGTACAGGTTTCGCGTGGCAATTTAGGACATTTGGTTACTTGAGTAATTTCCAGTATGCTGTACATGATCGTTATGCTCAAGACTCAACAGGAATTTCGTTACAAGTTGACAGGATCGAATACATCTGTGCCCTGCATGTCGATATCAATAAGCTACAAAGTTCTGTATGaaaatgatttgttttctcaaTATTTTATAGGGATGGTTGGATAGTAGTCAATTAAATACCTTACAAATTTGTGTTTGTTGTTTATGGGAGATCACTGTCAGTGTCTTGTTCAGTGGGACTTGAATTGCATAATTTTAGAATGCTGGTTCAGGCTACTGCCTTGCTCTGCTTCTGATAATGATTGCACAACTAGGTACTGTATGATAGCCTATAAGTACTAGAAgtaaaaaagaagggaaaacaTTTGAGATAGATTGATTCTTACCTTTTGGTCTCTATGCAATCTGACTTCAGTTCAACCATGCTGCTCACAATGATAAAATCACGACAGGTTGCGCTGTCACTTCTTCATTTCCGGAACATTCTTTAGTTAATCTTGGTACGAACTTGATAAACCGTTCCTGCACTGGTTTGGATTGTGCAATTCAATCCGTCGGATCAAAATGATGTTTCTTGGCAGAACTTAAGGGTGTCAAATGAAAAACTTGATATGCTTATTCCTTGTTGTTAACGCTGACAAAAACAGAGTTTGATGATACTGAGTTGAGATGTCTGGGACTGAGGGACTCTTAAATGGAAGTTCATACATCAAGAACATTTCTATGCAGCCAAATATTCTTAAACACCATAGCCAAATATGATTCAGAATGGTGTAGCATTTCAAATTAATTTTTGATGCAGTTGTATACAAGATTTAGCATTTTAAATTCTTACGAGTCTGAAATTACCAGGTATCGACAGGCTTGTGACTTCAACTGTTGGGAAATCGACAAACATCCTGTGGCATGACTGTCCAATAGGGCAGCCTGAGAGGCAGAAGCTTCTAAACCAGAAGGGTTGTGTTGTGTGGATCACTGGTCTGAGTGGTTCAGGTATGTATGAGCTGGTCTAATAATCATGTTCATATACTGA carries:
- the LOC100824622 gene encoding adenylyl-sulfate kinase 3 isoform X2 — encoded protein: MLAKAPFRPCCGGGGGGGGDGRWAGRPRPVGVAGGFRRGGARLVAAAAAGERRTAPEAVSPPAAAVAGGKQRVNGSAVAGIDRLVTSTVGKSTNILWHDCPIGQPERQKLLNQKGCVVWITGLSGSGKSTLACTLSHELYSRGHLTYVLDGDNLRHGLNRDLSFKAEDRAENIRRVGEVAKLFADAGVICIASLISPYRSDRNACRNLVHNSSFIERSLFL